In the Rhinoraja longicauda isolate Sanriku21f chromosome 40, sRhiLon1.1, whole genome shotgun sequence genome, one interval contains:
- the polr2l gene encoding DNA-directed RNA polymerases I, II, and III subunit RPABC5 has protein sequence MIIPVRCFTCGKVVGNKWEAYLGLLQAEYTEGDALDALGLKRYCCRRMLLSHVDLIEKLLNYAPLEK, from the exons ATGATCATCCCCGTGCGCTGCTTCACCTGCGGCAAAGTGGTCGGCAACAAGTGGGAGGCCTACCTGGGCCTGCTGCAGGCCGAGTACACCGAGGG TGATGCACTGGACGCGCTGGGCCTGAAGAGGTATTGCTGTCGTCGGATGCTCCTCTCCCACGTGGACCTGATTGAGAAACTCCTGAACTACGCTCCCCTGGAGAAATGA